TTATCGCCGCCATGGAAGCCGCAGGCCAGTAACTTTATCGCCTCCATGTAAGCTAAAAGCCCCCAAATGGGGGCTTTTTTGTGGCTGTGCGGTTCACTGCTCGAGATGCGCTATCACTTCATCCTGCTGCTTTAACACCTCGGCCGGCATCGCCGATTCGGGCAAGAGAGGATTATCGAGCGTCATCAGTTTGCGCCGATGCAGCTGCGCCTGCTTCAGCGCCGCCTTGTGGGGTGCAAAGCCATAAAAGAGCTGATCAAAACTGCCATCTGCCATGGCGGCTTTCAAGCCGTACTCCAGCCTTTCCGCCAATAAGGTATCCTGTTTGGCAACGAAGAAATACATCACTGCCGGGTAACGGATCAGCAGGTGGCTTTCTCCCGCCAACTCACTGATATTGCGACTTTCAGTCTCTGAATACAGCTCGGTGACCGCCCTGGGGAAAAGGTAACCGGGGTGGCGGCGGGTAAACTCGTACATGTCGCCTTCAGATACGTCCGTCGAGACTTCCAGCCGGTTGAGTCTGAGGATTTGTGTATCTGGCCAATCGCGCCCCTGAAGAAAGGTGAAGGGCGCAAAATCGCCCAGGCTCTGCACACCGGCAAGTGTTGCCAGATCATGCTCGTTGGCAGCCAGCAACCTGAGCCCATAAACCCCCTTCATAAGGGGGACACGTACCGGCAGGGCATCGAGTTCGCGGCGATAATTGGTCATGGTCCAGAACACATTGATAACACCATTATTCAGTTCCCTGAAATGGCGCCGCTGAGAGATATCTATGTCGAGTGGAGCCAGCTGATATGGGCCATATTTCGCTTTGGATTTCTCCAGCGCCAGTTGCAATAGCTGACCAAAATAAGCGTTGTTCGGATTGCGCTTCATCACGCTGGCATCCACATAGCGTACCGTCAGTGGCTCTGTGGCTGTACTGGGCAAACTCAGCGACAACAACAATGCAGCAAGGAATTGCCTTTGCAGCTTCATCATCTTTCCCCTTTGATGCGCTGCTTGTCTTCGTACATGGCCTTGTCGGCAACATGCAGCAATTCAGTGATATCCTGTCCATCCTCAGGATACCGGGCCGCCCCCATACTGATACTGATATTGAGGGTGATGTCTGCCATTTGCAGCGGCTGCTCGCAGGCCGCATGGCGAACCTTCATCAGTACATGGCTGATATCAGCGGGAGAGGTTAATCGGGGCAAAATCAGTAAAAATTCATCACCTCCCAATCGGGCAACCATGTCGCTGTTTCGCAGCACTGACTGCATGCGTTTGGCGACCGCCTTTAACATGGCATCGCCGGCGGCATGACCAAAACTATCATTCACCTGCTTGAAATAATTGAGATCCACGTTAATAACGGTAAAACGACCGTTAGGTGCCTGAATAAGCTTATTGAGCAGCGACATAGCAAATCGCCTGTTTGGTAAACCTGTGAGCACATCCTGCAATGACACCAGACGGGCCATACGGTAGGCATTGGAAACCATCAGAAAGCTCAGGAAGATAAACAGGGTTACACAGTATCCGATGAGACGCACCACATTGGTTGCACCCCAGGACCTTAACTCTGCTGGCTCGGCCAGCGCAATCTCCCAGGTGGCCCCCAGTAAATGTACCTGAGCAACAGCCCGCGCATTGTCGAAGTCGCTGCTTTGCCCAATGAATATGGGACCACGTTTATCGGGATACAGCAGCGTCCGAATGCCCAGCGTCATGCCTTCACCCAGATCAACGTCCCGAATACTGTTTATCAGGCGGTCGAGATCTATCACTATGCTGCAAACGCCCCAGTATTGGGTATTGGTGGGCGGGTCGGCAAACACAGGCGCACGGGCAATCAAGCCAATTCCCCCCTGGATCAGTGTGATGGGACCATCGAGGGTGATTTGTCGGGACATCCTCGCCTCCAGCACCGCCGGCATCTGCGCCGGGGTTTCCCGAAAATCAAGCCCCATCACAGACTCATTACCGGCCAGCGGATACACCAGAGCAACCACATCATTGGGGGCAATACTGATGCTGCGAATATATTCACCCTTGCTGGCCAGTTGGCCTGCGAGCAAAGTCCATTTGCTGTAGGGGACGTCGGGATTAAAGCTCAAAATGGTTGCAAGACTGTCTGCCAACAAAATGTCGGCATTCACCTTGGCCTCGATGTTGGCCCGGATAAGGGCCAACTTTTGCGAAAACCATTGTTGTTGTTCAGCCAGATAATCCCTTAAGTAACTGCGGTGTAAATATTCCACCGTAAACAATGACAGGAACCAGTACACAATGGCGAACGCCACAATCCAGAGTTTGGTACGGGCTAAATGGGTACTCTGCATAAACCACGTTTCAATAGAAAGGCTTACCTAAAGCATATCTGTATATCGGCATCCTGAGAAACCCCAAGCTGTAAAAGTACCAACCGGTTTTGCCGTCCAAGCCACAAAAAACTTACATTGTAAATTTTAATTGAGAATGTTTATCATTTGACTGCAATCTTTTAGGATCGGCTTCTTTTCTGTCTTTCTCTGGGGTCACCATGTCAATCCTGTCTGCCGGCACCTGCAAACTATTGGGTCGCAGCTTGTTGGCGATTTTGGGTGGTTATGGCCTTGCTGCCCTGTTTGCCGCTGCTCTGCCATTGTGGCTACCCCAGATAAGTGGCATGTCCCGCGCCGACGCAGCCTTGATTGGCATGATGCTGTCGTTTTTGATCTTCGCCCTGTGGATACTCTTCGCCTTTGCGGCCCGCAGCGGCACCAGGGCACTTATGCTGCACCTGCTGTTAAGCGCGCCACTCTTGTTGAGTCTGATGCTTCTGGAGGCGCCGGCGCCATGAAAGAGACCTTTTTTCGCACCATGACCTGGTTGCACACCTGGGCTGGATTGTTGGTGTGCTGGGTGTTACTGCTGGTATTTTTTGCCGGTACCCTGAGCTTCTTCCGCCACGAGATAAGCCTGTATGCCACACCCGAACTGCACAGTCAGGTGCTGGGCAGCGGTGTGAATACGAGTCTTGAGCAAAATCTGCGGCAGGGACAGGCTTATTTGTCTGCCCGGGTGCCAGATGCCCCCGATTGGTATATCGCCTTACCGCAGGAACGCCAGCCTTACCTGGCATTCCAATGGTCTGAACCGCGGGACAAGCAGCGACCACTCATCCACTCACAGCCGATAACCCTCAGTGGTGAACTGGCAGATGAACCCCGCCAAACCAAGGGGGGTGACTTTTTCTATCGGCTGCATTTCGATCTGCACTATATATCGGCGCTGACCGCCCGATACCTTGTAGGTATCTGCACCATGTTTATGCTTATTGCCCTGATAACCGGTGTCGTCATACATAAGCGCATCTTCAAGGATTTCTTCAGCTTCCGCCCACGCAAGGGCAGTCGTTCCTGGCTGGACGCCCACAATATCAGTGCGGTCATGGCCTTGCCGTTTCATCTCACCATCACCTACACGGGGCTGATTACCCTGATGCTGATGTATATGCCTTGGGCCACCCTGAGTGTATGGAACGGCGACACCAAAGCAATGCGTCAGGAACTGTCCCCGAGATTCGATCAACAAAAGGCCAGTGGTCAGCCACAGGACACCCTGGACCTCACCCTGCTGTTACCGCAGGTGAACCAGTTGTGGGGCGAGACCGCCGCCGTGAAGAATGTCAGGGTTCAGCATCCGGGTGACGCCAACGCCCGCATCTTTTTCACCCGGGATACCGGACAGGACATTACCGACGAGCGGGTACAACTGATATTCGACGGTGTAACAGGCAAGCTGCTTAATCCCGGCGCCCACCACGCTACTGGCAGTCAGCAACTGCACGATACTCTGATGGCGCTGCATACCGCGCGCTTCGCTGGCTGGCCATTGCGGATACTGGGTTTTGTGATGGGGTTGATGGGCTGCGCCATGATAGCCAGCGGCTGCCTGCTCTGGGCCACCAAGCTCAGGGAAAAACGTAAAAATACCGCCGGTCTCAAACTGGTCGAAGGGCTCAATCTGGCCGTGATCATGGGACTGCCGCTCGGCACTGTGCTGTTTTTCTATGCCAACCGTTTACTGCCAGCCCCAGCCCCTGGCAGGGCCGAAGACGAAGTGCTGGCCTTTTTCCTGGGCCTGCTGCTGTGTGGCGTGACTGCTCTGTGGCGCCGGGATGCCGCCGTATGGCGCGCCCTCCTTGGGATAACGGCACTGCTGGCGTTGCTGATGCCAGTGCTGAACACTCTGACATCCCCACAGGGTCTGGTGGGTAATCTGCTCAGTAATCAATGGGTATTGGTGTCGGCCGACCTGCTTTTTATTGTACTTGGCATCACCTGCCTCTTTGCACGTCGTAAGTTCGTTGTGCCTGTCCGGGCAACAATGCCAGCAATGGAGCGCACCGCATGATGGCTCTGGCGCTGTTTTTTCTGAGTTTTGGCAGTTTCGGCTTGCTGGCTGCCTCCCAGTTTGGCCATCACAGAACAATTTTCGGCGTGCCACCATCGGATACCAGGGCCAGGTGGCTGCAAGTGGCAGGGCTTGGCATGCTGGCGTTGGGAATGGCCTTGGCCATCGCCCTGGATGGCGGCTATGGGCTGATTCTGTTAATTACCCTGATGGCGCCCGCAGCTCTGGGACAAAGTGTGCTGCTTAACCTCAAACCCCGGGCGCTGAGGCTCTCGTTCTGGCTCGCACCGGCCGCACTCTTACTGCTGGTTCTTGCCGTCCGCTGAACACTGACAAGGATCTGTGTCGCAATCTTTTTGCATACACTCAATTTTTAATGATAATTATTTTTATTTAGTTTAGTATCCTTGCGAATTTACCACTCGAGGATACTAAAATCATGTCCAGCTCCAGCCTCTTCAGATTGACCGGGCTGTCTGTGGCACTGATGTCAGCCATGGCTGCCCATGGTCAGGACACTTCTGACATCAGTATCGAAAGGATGATCGTCACCACTAAAGCCACTGCACCTTCCACCACCAAGGGCGACTTCAGCTTGCTGAAGGCACCGCAGAACATTCAGATCTTGTCCAAAAATTTCCTTGATGATCAGGGTGTCGTGCATTTGGAAGACGCGTTGAAGAACGTGGCCGGGATACAACCCGGTGGTTACTATCAGGGTTACGACTACTTCCGAATCCGGGGTTTCGATGCCTCGCAAAACATCTATCTCGACGGTCTGCGCCTGAATGACAATGGCCTGGGTGCCAATGTGGAGCAGTCGAATCTCGAAACCCTTGAGGTGATGAAAGGGCCTTCCTCCACTCTTTACGGTGCAGGTGCCATCTCGGGTATGGTGAACCTGGTGACCAAACGGCCAACCCAAACCGACATGGGCAGCGTAAGCTTGCAGGGTGGCAATCTGGGCTACCGTGAGCTGGATGCCGACATTAACCGCGTACTGAGCGACGATGGTGACATCTTCGGCCGTGTTGGTCTGGCGTACCGAGAAGCGGCCAACAGCGTGGACCATATTGACGGACAACATCGCTTCTTTATCGCGCCGTCGCTCACCTTTAATCTGGGTGAAGACGCTGCTCTGACCCTGCTCACCAGCTACACAAAAGACGATAATCAGTTAGGCATGCCACTGCCTGCCATGGGAACTGTGCTGCCGTCACCGCTGGGTGAGCTGGATAAGGATCTCTTTTACGGCAACATCAAAGATCCCGGTGCCATCAACGACGAAACCTATCGTCTGGGTTACGAGCTGCGCTGGGACCTGACCGACAACTTGCAGCTGCGTCAGAATGTCCGATTCCAGGATGCCTCCAGCGATTGGCACAATCTCTACTATCCCAGCAGTTACGATGCCGACACCGGCGATTTGAACCTGTACAAATTCAGCTATCGCACCCAGTGGAAAACCTGGGCACTGGACACCGGACTCAATGGCCGCGTTATGCTGGGTGAAACCGAGCACCTGTTTACCGCAGGGGTGGATATCTTTATGTCGGATCTCTACACCAGCGGCGCCCTGGGCAGTGATTTCCCCACCATCAATCTCTACCAGCCGGATTACAGTGTCTTCCCTGATACCGAGGTCAATCAGTTCGGCCCCGAAAGCAAGGTTGAGAATCGTATTCTGGGTCTGTACGCCCAGGATCAAATTAATCTGGGAGAGCACTGGAGCTTTACACTGGGTGCCCGTTTCGATCGCTACAAGCAAGCCTACGTGGAAGACTACGAAACCAAACTGAGCCCGAGAGCCGGTGTCAGCTACGCTTTCAACGACGATTGGGTGGCCTTTGCCAGCTATTCTGAAGCCTTCACCCCCCAGTCCTATGTGGACAGTAATGGCAAGGTTCTCGACCCGGAAGAAGGCCAGCAGTGGGAACTGGGCCTTAAGAGCCGCGCCTTTAACGGTGACCTGAATGCCACTGTGTCCCTCTATGAGCTGACCAAAAAGAACATAGCGCTGGCCAATGTGGATGCCGGTGGCAACTTTACCTACTCCGCATCCGGCGAGCTGCAAAGTCGTGGCATAGAGCTGGATTTGCAGTGGCTGCTGACACAGGATCTGCAGCTGATTGGCCACGGCGCATACACCCATGCCGTCGATACCGAGCACGACAAGTGGGTCGCCAATGTACCCCGTTATGCCCTGGGTGGCTGGCTAAAATACAACTTGGATGACATGCTCGATGGTCTGAGCGTGGCGGCCGGTGTCAATCACTACGGCAAGCAGCAAGGCAACGTACAGGCGGTACTGACTGACAGCAGCGAAGGCGACTTTTACCTGCCAGCCTACACTCTGGTTGACCTGAACCTGACCTACAGCTGGGACCAGTACGATCTGCGCTTTATCGTCAACAACCTGACCGATGAAGACTACTTCTCTGGCTCCGACAGTCTGCTGCGGGTACTGCCGGGCAGCGGCCGTGAAGTGAAACTCAGCTTCACTGCCAACTGGTAATCCCATGCGCAGATTACTGTGGAAATGGCACGGATTGGCAGGGCTGATTACCGCCCTGCCGCTCTTTGTTATCGCACTGACGGGCAGCTTGCTGGTGTTTAAGGCAGAGCTCGACAGTCTGTTAATGCCAGAGGTGGTTAACGCCAGCACCGGGCCGCGCCTGACGATGAATCAATTGGTGGCCAGTGCCAATCAGCAGCTGTCTGACAGTGAGATCCTTGGCTGGCAATTTGGCCAGAGCGGTGAAGCGGATACCCTGTTTGTGGCCGCCATGGGCAGCTACGATTGGCAAAAGGTGTGGCTCGACCCTGCCAGCGGTTCGCTGCTGACACCGCCGGTATCCCTCACCTGGGCCATCACCGACTGGCTGCTGGATCTGCACTACATGTTGCTGCTGGATCACGCCGGTTTATTGATTGCCGGCATCATGGCCTTGCTGTTTTTGTTTCTCGGCATTTCCGGCATAGTGCTGCACCGGCAGTTCTGGCGAACCTTCTTCACCCTGCGCTGGCGTAAGGGATTGCGCCTGTTGCTGAGCGATACCCACAAGCTGCTGGGTATTGTGGGGGCGCCGGTATTTTTAGTGCTCGGTTTTACCGGCGCCTGGTGGAATCTGGAACACTTCTACGAGGAGGAGCTTTCGGGCCACGACGACAGTCAGTACATCATTAGCCAAAGCTACTACAGTCCGGCGCTGGATTTTGATGCGCTGCTGGCCGACACCCGCCGCCAACTGCCCACGTTCGTGCCAACGTATCTGCGTTTGCCCGACGCCAGTTATCCCGGGGTGCATTTCTTTGGCTATCGGGAGGATGGTGGCGTGCTGCGAAGCCGCTTCGGCTCAATTGTCAGCTATCACGATCAATCGGGGGTACACACCAGCACTCTGGATGTGGCCGGGGCGCCTGCCCTGTACCAGTTCACCGACAGTTTCAGACCGCTGCATTATGGTGATTTCGGTGGCCTCACAACCCGTATTCTCTGGTGCATCATCGGCTTCTTTCCCTGCCTGATGGCGCTCTCCGGGTTCTGGATGTGGCGCCAGCGCAGTGCTCGAAAAGTGCCGAGGCGCTGACAGCCCCTTTTAAAAACGCCGTACAGAAGACGCCATCCGGCGTCTTTTTCTTTTTACTCAGTATGTTAATAGAACGCCATTCTAACCACAGGTACTAGTACTGTGGCGAAAAATCATCGCTTCGCCTTATGTGGCCCCGCCCGCTCCCCCGGCACACTTGTCAGGCGCACAGACCGCCTGTGGCACCAGCAATGGATTGTCGGTCACGCTCTCATATAACAACATCAATAAAGGAACTGACCCATGAAAACGAAAAAGCGGCTGCTGAGTCTGGCACTCTTGCTGTGCCCCCTCGGCGCCATGGCGGACGAGCTGTGGATTATGACCGACAAGGACGCCGGATACAGTCTGCAAAGCCTGCTGCAAAGGCATAACCTCCAGCCTCAGCTGCGGGAAAGCCATGGCAAACTCATTACGCGTCTCAATGAAGATAAGCTGCTGGAACTGAGCGCCCTGATGCACAAGGAGCACAATCGCTGCGGCGGTTTCAGTGTGCATGCCAGCGAGGCCGATGCCCTGGCCGCCAGTCTGGTGCCAGTGAGCCAGGCGACGTTCAGTTTCCCCGGCGAGCCCAATCAGGCGGCGCGGGTGGCGGACATTCTGCCAAGACTTATGGCCAGCAATATCAAGGATACCGTCACCAGCCTCGAGACCTTCACCAACCGCTACTACACCACCAGTCACGGTGAAAATGCTGCCAATTGGGTAAAAGACAACTGGGCAGCGTTGGCTACCGGTAACAGCTGGGCCAATGCTGCGGTGTATGACCATGCCGACTGGCGGCAGGACTCAGTCGTCCTTACCCTTACGGGCAGTGAAGCGCCGGATGAGGTGGTGATCCTCGGCGGCCACCTCGACTCCATCAATGGCTACACCACAGAAACCACCCGCGCCCCCGGCGCCGACGACAATGCCTCGGGCATGGCCACCATCACCGAGGTCATTCGTGCCTTTATGAGTCAGGGCCAGCCCAAGCGCACCATCAAGTTTATCGGCTATGCCGCTGAGGAAGTGGGTCTGCGTGGCAGCGCCGAGATAGCCGCACAGGCCCGCAGCCAGGGGCAAAATGTGGTGGCGGTTATGCAGCTGGATATGACCGGCTTTAATGGCAGCACCGAAGACATAGTGCTGATGCAGGACTACACAGATTCGGGCCTGAATCAGTTTTTGATTAAGCTGATGGATACCTACCACACCGAAATCCGCTATGGCCTGGATGTGTGCGGCTATGGCTGTTCGGATCATGCTTCCTGGCACAATCAGGGCTACCCTGCAGCCATGCCGTTCGAGTCGCGCTTCAACGACTACAACCCCCATATTCACACCGCTCAGGACACCCTGGACAAACTCGACCCCACCATGGAGCACGCACTCAACTTTGCCAAGCTGGCCTCGAGCTATCTGGTGGAGCTCAGCTTTAACACCGGTGGCACCGGCCCCGAAACCGGCGAGCTTGAAAATGGCGTGGCCCTCACCGGGCTCAGCGCCGCCAAGGATGCCCAGAGCTATTTCACCCTGGCGGTACCGGCCGATGCCGAGAATCTGCGCTTTGTCACCGCCGCGAACAATGGCGATGCCGATCTGTACGTGAAGTTTGGCGCGCCGCCGTCGACCTCAGATTTTGACTGCCGCTCCTGGAATAACGGCAGCAATGAGAGCTGCGATCTGGCCCAGGCTACCGAGGGCACCTGGCATGTGATGCTGAAAGCCTACAACGCTTACTCTGATTTAAGCCTCACCGGCAGCTTTGATGTCTCGACCCCAACCCCCAACCAGCCTCCGGTGTCCAACTTCAGCGTCAGCTTTAACGGTGCAACCGGCCAGTTTGTCTCCAGCGCCAACGACAGCGATGGTCAACTGGTAAGCTGGCAGTGGAGTTTTGGTGATGGCAGCAGCGCCAGCGGTGCCAATGTCAGCCACACTTACAGCCAGTCTGGCCGTTACACGGTTTCGCTTACTGTCACCGATGATGATGGCGCCAGTGCAACCAGCAGCCAGAGCGTCGATATGACGGTGCCAGAGCCGCCACAGGGCGACATTGAGCTCACGGTAACCAAGGCCACCAAATCGCGTCTTGGCAGTGTTTATGTGGCGCTGAGTTGGGACACTGGCTCCGGCGATTACCGGGTGCTGCGTGATGGCGTACAAATTGGCACAAGCAGCCGCAGCAGCTATACCGACCGCTTTAAAGTCGGCAAAAATGAGGCTGTCTCGGTAAGCTATCAGGTATGTGACAACAGCAATGCCTGCTCGCAAATGGTGCAGGTAAATCTGTAAAAACAAAAACCCCCGGCAAGCCGGGGGTTTTCATTAGTCCATTATCAGGGATTAGCCCTGACGGCTGGCACGCTTACGGTCGTTCTCAGTCAGGAACTTCTTACGTACGCGGATGCTCAGCGGAGTCACTTCTACCAGCTCGTCATCATCGATGAACTCCAGCGCCTGTTCCAGGGTCATCTGGATGTGCGGAGTCAGCACCTGAGCCTCGTCGGTACCAGAGGCGCGCATGTTGGTCAGCTGCTTGCCCTTGAGGCAGTTTACGGTCAGGTCGTTTGAACGGCTGTGGATACCGATCACCTGGCCTTCGTACACTTCAGCGGCATGGCCAATCATCAGACGACCACGATCCTGCAGACCGAACAGGGCGAAGGTCAGAGCCTTACCGGTAGCATTGGAGATCAGTACACCGTTGTTACGCTGACCGATGTCGCCACCCTTGTATGGACCGTAGTGGTCGAACGTGTGGTACAAAAGACCGGTACCAGAGGTCGCAGTCATAAACTCGGTTTGGAAACCAATCAGGCCACGGCTTGGGATAACAAAGTCGATACGGACACGACCTTTGCCGTCCAACTGCATGTCTTTCATGTCAGCCTTACGGGTACCCAGCTTTTCAATCACAGTGCCCTGATGATCTTCTTCCACGTCAACGGTCAGCTGCTCGTATGGCTCGCACTTCTCACCGTCGATTTCCTTGATGATTACTTCCGGACGGGATACCGCCAGCTCGTAACCTTCACGGCGCATGTTTTCAATCAGGATAGACAGGTGCAGTTCACCACGGCCAGACACGCGGAAACGGTCAGGGCTGTCGGTTTCTTCTACACGCAGGGCCACGTTGTGTACCAGTTCCTGTTGCAGACGTTCAAGAATGTTACGTGAAGTCACGTACTTACCTTCTTTACCGGCAAACGGAGAGGTATTTACCTGGAAGGTCATGGTCAGGGTTGGCTCGTCTACAGACAGAGGAGGCAGAGCCTCAACGTTACCTGCGGCACAGATGGTGTCAGAAATCTTCAGCTCACCCAGACCTGTGACGGCAACGATGTCACCGGCGTTGGCGGTGGCCACTTCGTGACGCTCAAGGCCCATGTAACCCAGTACCTGGCCGATTTTACCGTTACGGGTTTTACCGTCGGCACCGACAACAGTGACCTGCTGGTTGGTTTTGACGCTACCGCGCTTGATACGGCCTACGCCGATAACGCCCACGTAGCTGTTGTAGTCCAGCTGAGAGATCTGCATCTGGAAGGCGCCTTCGGCGTCAGCATCCGGAGGAGACACTTTTTCAACGATGGTCTGGAACAGAGGAGTCATGTCTTCGCTTGGCTCATCGGGATCCAGAGTGGCAAAGCCGTTCAGGGCCGAGGCGTATACGATAGGGAAGTCCAGCTGTTCGTCGGTGGCACCCAGATTGTCGAACAGGTCAAATACCTGATCTATTACCCAATCAGGACGGGCGCCCGGACGGTCAACTTTGTTGATAACCACGATAGGCTTGAGGCCCTGGGCAAATGCCTTCTTGGTTACGAAACGGGTTTGCGGCATTGGGCCATCAACGGCATCCACCAGCAGCAATACAGAGTCCACCATAGACAGTACACGCTCAACCTCACCACCGAAGTCGGCGTGGCCGGGTGTGTCTACGATGTTAATACGGTAGTCATTCCACTTGATGGCAGTGTTCTTCGCCAGAATGGTGATGCCACGCTCTTTTTCCAGGTCATTGGAGTCCATCACGCGCTCGGTGGCTTCGCCACGGCTTTCCAGGGTGCCGGACTGGGAGAGCAGCTTGTCAACCAGGGTGGTTTTACCATGGTCAACGTGGGCAATAATGGCGATGTTACGCAAATTTTCTAACACGGTTAGCCTCTTACCATCTTGTTTCAGTGTGCGATGTTCCTATATGGGCGCGCCCAGGAACGGCCGGATTTGTTGCCGGCGGGGGTGGGAATATGACGTTTTTCTGAACTATTCCCCAGCCCCTTGCGTTAAAAAGCGTGCCATTCTACTCTAGCAGCGTCCTCACGGACAGGATTATTTTTTGGCCGTTTGGGAGAGCCAGGCCTTGCCCGACTGCACCTTTATCATGCACAGCCACAGAGTGCGCACCAACATTGTGCGCAGCATGCCCCGATTTGGTGCAAGACCTGTCCATTCTGGCCACCAGCTAAACACCATTTCTCTTATAATCAGCAAGTTATCATCTTGGCACGTTACTGGCTTTATCTGTGCCAAGTTTCGGTGCAGCCTGCAAAAGCCACCACCGACAAAAGTAATGATAGTAAGGGAAGACCCTTTACCCTACCGGAGACTCAAGCATGTCAGTTGAAAATGTGTTGAAGCAGTTGAAAGACCTGGAAGTGAAGTTCGTGGATCTGCGCTTTACCGATACCAAGGGTAAAGAACAGCACGTGTCTATTCCAACGCATCAGGTAGACGCCGACTTCTTTGAAGACGGTAAAATGTTCGACGGCTCATCCATCGCCGGTTGGAAAGGTATCAACGAATCTGACATGGTACTGATGCCAGATGCGACCACCTTCGTGCTGGATCCTTTCACCGAAGAAACCACTGCCATCATCCGCTGTGACATCCTCGAGCCAGGTACCATGACCGGTTACGACCGTGACCCACGCTCCATCGCCAAGAAGGCCGAAGAATACCTGCGCGCCACCGGCATCGCCGACACAGTGCTGATGGGTCCTGAGCCAGAATTCTTCCTGTTCGACGACGTACGTTTCGGCACCGACATGAGCGGCACCTTCGTGAAGATCGACGCCAAAGAAGCCGCCTGGAACTCAAGCACCAGCTACGAAGATGGCAACACCGGTCACCGTCCATTCGTGAAAGGCGGTTACTTCCCGGTTGCTCCGGTTGACTCTTCTCAGGACCTGCGCTCTGCCATGTGTCTGGTACTGGAAGAAATGGGTCAGGTAGTTGAAGCCCACCACCACGAAGTGGCCACTGCCGGTCAGAACGAAATCGCCACCCGTTTCAATACCCTGACCAAGAAAGCCGACGAAATCCAGATCCTGAAGTACGTGGTGCACAACATGGCCCACGCTTACGGCAAGACTGCTACCTTTATGCCTAAGCCAATCGTTGGCGACAACGGATCTGGTATGCACGTTCACCAGTCTCTGGCCAAAGATGGCGTTAACCTGTTTGCTGGCGACAAGTACGGCGGTCTGTCTGAAACTGCCCTGTACTACATTGGCGGTATCATCAAGCACGCCCGCGCCCTGAACGCTTTCACCAACCCAAGCACCAACTCTTACAAGCGTCTGGTACCACACTTCGAAGCCCCGGTAATGCTGGCTTACTCAGCCCGTAACCGCTCTGCTTCTATCCGTATCCCAGTGGTACCAAGCCCTAAAGGCCGTCGT
This portion of the Shewanella amazonensis SB2B genome encodes:
- the glnA gene encoding glutamate--ammonia ligase, with translation MSVENVLKQLKDLEVKFVDLRFTDTKGKEQHVSIPTHQVDADFFEDGKMFDGSSIAGWKGINESDMVLMPDATTFVLDPFTEETTAIIRCDILEPGTMTGYDRDPRSIAKKAEEYLRATGIADTVLMGPEPEFFLFDDVRFGTDMSGTFVKIDAKEAAWNSSTSYEDGNTGHRPFVKGGYFPVAPVDSSQDLRSAMCLVLEEMGQVVEAHHHEVATAGQNEIATRFNTLTKKADEIQILKYVVHNMAHAYGKTATFMPKPIVGDNGSGMHVHQSLAKDGVNLFAGDKYGGLSETALYYIGGIIKHARALNAFTNPSTNSYKRLVPHFEAPVMLAYSARNRSASIRIPVVPSPKGRRIETRFPDPTANPYLGFAALLMAGLDGIQNKIHPGDAMDKDLYDLPAEEAAEIPTVAESLDVALAALDADREFLTKGGVFSNDFIDSYIRLKTAEAERVNRTTHPLEFEMYYSL
- a CDS encoding M20/M25/M40 family metallo-hydrolase; amino-acid sequence: MKTKKRLLSLALLLCPLGAMADELWIMTDKDAGYSLQSLLQRHNLQPQLRESHGKLITRLNEDKLLELSALMHKEHNRCGGFSVHASEADALAASLVPVSQATFSFPGEPNQAARVADILPRLMASNIKDTVTSLETFTNRYYTTSHGENAANWVKDNWAALATGNSWANAAVYDHADWRQDSVVLTLTGSEAPDEVVILGGHLDSINGYTTETTRAPGADDNASGMATITEVIRAFMSQGQPKRTIKFIGYAAEEVGLRGSAEIAAQARSQGQNVVAVMQLDMTGFNGSTEDIVLMQDYTDSGLNQFLIKLMDTYHTEIRYGLDVCGYGCSDHASWHNQGYPAAMPFESRFNDYNPHIHTAQDTLDKLDPTMEHALNFAKLASSYLVELSFNTGGTGPETGELENGVALTGLSAAKDAQSYFTLAVPADAENLRFVTAANNGDADLYVKFGAPPSTSDFDCRSWNNGSNESCDLAQATEGTWHVMLKAYNAYSDLSLTGSFDVSTPTPNQPPVSNFSVSFNGATGQFVSSANDSDGQLVSWQWSFGDGSSASGANVSHTYSQSGRYTVSLTVTDDDGASATSSQSVDMTVPEPPQGDIELTVTKATKSRLGSVYVALSWDTGSGDYRVLRDGVQIGTSSRSSYTDRFKVGKNEAVSVSYQVCDNSNACSQMVQVNL
- the typA gene encoding translational GTPase TypA, whose product is MLENLRNIAIIAHVDHGKTTLVDKLLSQSGTLESRGEATERVMDSNDLEKERGITILAKNTAIKWNDYRINIVDTPGHADFGGEVERVLSMVDSVLLLVDAVDGPMPQTRFVTKKAFAQGLKPIVVINKVDRPGARPDWVIDQVFDLFDNLGATDEQLDFPIVYASALNGFATLDPDEPSEDMTPLFQTIVEKVSPPDADAEGAFQMQISQLDYNSYVGVIGVGRIKRGSVKTNQQVTVVGADGKTRNGKIGQVLGYMGLERHEVATANAGDIVAVTGLGELKISDTICAAGNVEALPPLSVDEPTLTMTFQVNTSPFAGKEGKYVTSRNILERLQQELVHNVALRVEETDSPDRFRVSGRGELHLSILIENMRREGYELAVSRPEVIIKEIDGEKCEPYEQLTVDVEEDHQGTVIEKLGTRKADMKDMQLDGKGRVRIDFVIPSRGLIGFQTEFMTATSGTGLLYHTFDHYGPYKGGDIGQRNNGVLISNATGKALTFALFGLQDRGRLMIGHAAEVYEGQVIGIHSRSNDLTVNCLKGKQLTNMRASGTDEAQVLTPHIQMTLEQALEFIDDDELVEVTPLSIRVRKKFLTENDRKRASRQG